Proteins from a genomic interval of Xylocopa sonorina isolate GNS202 chromosome 6, iyXylSono1_principal, whole genome shotgun sequence:
- the Snrk gene encoding SNF related kinase, whose protein sequence is MHRRVGYSNYDGKIAGLYDLEETLGRGHFAVVKLARHVFTGEKVAVKVIDKSKLDEVSRAHLFQEVRCMKLVQHPNVVRLYEVIDTQTKLYLILELGDGGDLYDYIMRHESGLTEEVAKTYFRQIVRAISYCHRLHVVHRDLKPENVVFFEKLGTVKLTDFGFSNRFCPGQKLETSCGSLAYSAPEILLGDSYDAPAVDVWSLGVILYMLVCGQAPFQEANDSETLTMIMDCKYSIPPHVSEDCKRLIARMLVREPEGRASLEQIAADPWLAIGIDSDPVEALPLVSRQQVSDDHHNHIITKMVNGNIATKEEILDALDKNEYNHITATYFLLAERKLRAHRQEQMQKARPEILEVSSSRQDDVASSMRVDQNSLGTVNQSLLSVPRTPGDVPQNVRTRKCSIVQEEEDEDDVSSCSGRDERGSNSALNSFNRRGSRSEGKLSHILQERLSQLPEKPTHKPVPSQRNSQKDVNVVPVIVEGDDRLKSSPNSGNSNDFSPPVPQKAIGKPQAGNQFADKVPAAMKFDSTCQENLRNRLDGGSSHGWSRKGSSENRPKSVSDCLKAVGPVPANKWRMGSQHRSSASTLDSALSMGSRKPSEPVTTCTTTTILTESSTVSIPLRPLTGLSDSLSLTPKYKTMPSPGSGGSTSTPLNEILEDGDALAVSGSESSGSKCRVVRRYEQRKSKFHKTRTTSCSSSDASDDDSESRKKRAHKLGTSAGKSMPSRRDSHDDSSDSQDPGGSGGGGGGGGGGVGNGEHTTEAPSNETNRKDNGNNTNTTTTTTTTTGGRHRCSDNQVIFGRRHRAGRRRAGETRLRESQSLNRITEVQEAEGPTSCHNHCHVSRNSAVLGVQSMSSSSSSVSQSSTGSHGVPQPLSQAATTVQKAKGFGARLLQSWSLSTGKSSLSQSSNKQNNCSPNGRCAKQEPQRDACQRIEICCDDKELNGGSVNQIPSNDKENNRNGSINRNDCKSRKIRLLSRYFAVHKKLCVPLPGLFGKGRLYKARSCGSIARDRVSPPSPKSMLFCATADDKWRDRQQWCDAKHPHRGSDGDINQNLGLSHLVQESVVGKGCTALPTVCHIHLGDASKCCSLC, encoded by the exons ATGCATCGGAGGGTGGGGTACAGCAACTACGATGGCAAGATCGCCGGTCTCTACGACCTGGAGGAGACGCTTGGCCGCGGTCACTTCGCCGTGGTGAAACTGGCTAGGCACGTTTTCACCGGCGAGAAGGTCGCAGTGAAGGTCATCGACAAGAGCAAACTCGACGAGGTCTCGAGGGCGCACCTCTTCCAGGAG GTGAGATGCATGAAGCTGGTGCAACACCCGAACGTGGTCAGGCTTTACGAGGTGATAGACACGCAGACGAAGCTCTACTTGATCCTGGAGCTGGGCGATGGCGGGGAtctatacgattacatcatgcgACACGAGAGCGGCCTCACCGAAGAG GTGGCCAAAACGTACTTCCGGCAAATAGTCAGAGCCATATCGTATTGTCATCGATTGCACGTGGTGCACAGGGACCTGAAACCGGAGAACGTGGTGTTCTTCGAGAAACTTGGAACCGTGAAGCTCACAGACTTCGGGTTTAGCAATAGATTCTGTCCTGGCCAGAAGCTCGAGACTTCCTGCGGGTCCCTGGCGTACTCCGCGCCGGAAATCCTACTTGGCGACAGTTACGACGCTCCTGCTGTTG atgtttggTCGCTAGGCGTGATTTTGTACATGCTGGTATGCGGTCAAGCGCCTTTTCAAGAGGCGAACGACAGCGAGACGCTGACGATGATCATGGACTGCAAGTACTCGATACCGCCGCACGTGTCCGAGGATTGCAAACGTCTGATCGCGAGGATGCTCGTCAGAGAGCCGGAGGGCAGAGCGTCGCTTGAGCAGATAGCCGCTGATCCGTGGCTGGCCATCGGAATCGACTCGGATCCGGTGGAAGCGTTGCCTCTGGTCTCGAGGCAACAGGTGTCCGACGATCATCACAATCACATAATCACCAAGATGGTTAATGGGAACATCGCCACTAAAGAAGAGATATTAGA CGCCCTAGACAAGAACGAGTACAATCACATAACGGCGACGTATTTCTTGCTAGCGGAGAGGAAGCTGCGAGCCCACCGCCAGGAGCAGATGCAAAAGGCACGTCCGGAAATTCTTGAAGTCTCGTCTAG CCGACAGGATGATGTGGCTAGTAGTATGCGTGTTGACCAAAATTCCTTGGGCACGGTCAACCAGTCTCTGTTGAGCGTGCCGCGTACACCAGGTGACGTGCCTCAG AACGTTCGAACGCGGAAGTGCAGCATCGTCCAAGAGGAAGAAGACGAGGACGATGTGTCTTCTTGCTCCGGACGCGACGAGCGCGGCAGTAATTCCGCGTTGAACTCGTTCAATCGCCGCGGTTCCCGTTCGGAGGGGAAGTTGTCGCACATCTTGCAGGAGAGGCTGTCCCAGCTTCCCGAGAAGCCAACTCACAAGCCTGTACCGTCGCAGCGTAACTCGCAGAAGGACGTCAACGTGGTACCTGTGATCGTCGAGGGGGATGATCGACTGAAGTCTAGTCCAAACAGCGGCAACAGCAACGATTTCTCGCCGCCAGTCCCGCAGAAGGCGATTGGCAAGCCTCAAGCGGGCAACCAGTTCGCGGACAAAGTACCTGCAGCTATGAAGTTCGATTCCACCTGTCAGGAGAACCTGAGGAACCGTCTGGACGGCGGATCGTCGCACGGCTGGTCGAGGAAAGGCTCCTCGGAGAACAGGCCGAAGTCGGTGTCCGACTGTTTGAAGGCGGTGGGGCCTGTCCCGGCGAACAAATGGAGAATGGGCTCGCAGCATCGGTCTTCCGCGTCGACGTTGGACTCCGCGTTGAGCATGGGCTCGCGAAAACCGTCCGAACCGGTAACGACGTGCACCACGACTACCATTCTAACGGAATCGTCCACGGTGTCGATTCCGCTACGACCACTGACCGGGCTCAGTGATAGTCTGTCGTTGACGCCAAAATACAAAACCATGCCGTCGCCAGGGAGCGGTGGGTCCACGTCCACGCCGTTGAACGAAATTCTCGAGGACGGGGACGCGTTGGCCGTGTCGGGTAGCGAGAGCAGCGGTTCCAAGTGTCGCGTGGTCAGGAGGTACGAACAGAGGAAGAGCAAGTTCCACAAGACACGCACAACCTCTTGCTCGAGCTCGGACGCCAGCGACGACGACAGCGAAAGTAGGAAGAAGAGGGCGCACAAGTTGGGTACCTCCGCGGGGAAATCGATGCCCTCCAGGCGCGACAGTCACGACGACTCTAGCGATTCTCAGGATCCAGGAGGAAGTGGTGGCGGTGGTGGGGGCGGAGGGGGTGGAGTGGGTAACGGGGAACACACTACGGAGGCACCGTCGAACGAAACGAATCGAAAGGATAACGGGAACAACACCAATACCACTACGACGACGACTACAACAACTGGTGGGAGGCACAGATGTTCGGACAATCAGGTTATATTCGGTAGGAGGCATCGCGCGGGCAGAAGAAGAGCCGGAGAGACGCGGCTTCGCGAGAGTCAGTCGTTGAATCGCATCACCGAAGTCCAGGAAGCCGAGGGACCCACGTCGTGTCACAACCACTGTCACGTATCCCGCAACTCGGCCGTTCTAGGCGTCCAAAGCatgtcctcgtcgtcgtcctcggtcTCTCAGAGCAGTACAGGTTCGCACGGTGTCCCGCAGCCATTGTCCCAGGCGGCAACCACCGTGCAAAAGGCTAAAGGTTTCGGCGCGAGACTCCTACAAAGCTGGTCTCTCAGTACGGGCAAGTCCTCGTTGTCTCAATCGTCGAACAAGCAGAACAACTGCAGCCCCAACGGTAGGTGCGCCAAGCAAGAACCGCAACGGGACGCGTGTCAGAGGATCGAGATCTGCTGCGACGACAAAGAATTGAACGGCGGCTCGGTCAATCAGATACCGTCTAACGACAAAGAGAATAACAGGAACGGCTCGATCAACAGAAACGACTGCAAGAGCAGAAAGATCCGATTGCTGAGTCGGTACTTCGCCGTGCACAAGAAACTGTGCGTCCCTCTGCCAGGATTGTTCGGCAAAGGCCGACTGTACAAGGCGAGATCCTGCGGTAGCATCGCTCGCGACCGCGTCAGTCCCCCGTCGCCCAAGTCCATGCTCTTCTGCGCCACTGCGGACGACAAATGGCGAGATCGTCAACAATGGTGCGACGCGAAACACCCGCATCGTGGCAGCGACGGGGACATCAATCAGAATCTGGGTCTGTCGCACCTGGTCCAAGAGAGCGTGGTTGGGAAAGGCTGCACCGCGTTGCCAACCGTCTGTCACATTCACTTGGGCGACGCGTCTAAGTGTTGCAGCCTCTGTTGA